The Brasilonema sennae CENA114 genome includes a region encoding these proteins:
- a CDS encoding precorrin-8X methylmutase produces MTIDYIKDGNKIYHKSFAMIRSEANLSVLAPDVANVAVRLIHACGMTDIVYDLAASPTAVESGRTALAAGAPILCDCRMVAEGITRRRLPADNSVICTLNHPDVPELAQKLGTTRSAAALELWLPVLEGAVVTIGNAPTVLFRLLEMLSAGAPKPALILGFPVGFVGAAESKAALAADSRGVPFMTLHGRRGGSAIAAAAVNALATEEE; encoded by the coding sequence ATGACTATTGACTACATAAAAGACGGTAACAAAATATATCATAAATCCTTTGCCATGATTCGTTCTGAGGCAAATCTGTCTGTACTTGCTCCCGATGTCGCAAATGTTGCCGTGCGTCTGATTCATGCTTGTGGGATGACAGATATTGTTTATGACTTAGCAGCTTCACCAACAGCTGTAGAATCTGGGCGTACAGCTTTAGCAGCAGGGGCACCGATTTTGTGTGATTGTCGGATGGTAGCAGAAGGTATTACGCGGCGACGACTACCAGCAGACAATTCAGTGATTTGCACCCTCAATCATCCCGATGTGCCAGAACTTGCTCAAAAACTGGGAACCACCCGTTCTGCAGCTGCTTTGGAATTGTGGCTACCAGTGTTAGAAGGGGCTGTGGTTACAATTGGCAACGCACCGACTGTTTTGTTTCGGTTACTAGAAATGTTGAGCGCTGGGGCACCAAAACCAGCTCTCATTCTGGGTTTTCCTGTTGGGTTTGTGGGTGCGGCAGAATCGAAAGCAGCACTGGCTGCAGATAGTCGTGGTGTGCCATTTATGACATTACATGGTCGGCGGGGTGGGAGTGCGATCGCCGCCGCCGCAGTTAACGCCTTAGCAACGGAGGAAGAATGA